A single Syntrophorhabdus sp. DNA region contains:
- the glmS gene encoding glutamine--fructose-6-phosphate transaminase (isomerizing), whose amino-acid sequence MCGIVGYEGGRQACEILIDALSRLEYRGYDSAGIALLGEGAIHIERRKGKVEELRKIVSGAALKGSIGLAHTRWATHGVPSERNAHPHRAGDVVVVHNGIVENYLELKERLKKAGHVFMSDTDTEVIPHLIADYAQKGRDFTDSVRLALKELKGSWAIGVLKESERTLVAAKNQSPLIVGIGDGEYFIASDIPAIINRTDRFVFLEDNDMAIFKGRSMRLINVDGEDVVREVRQVRWATAMAEKGGYRHFMLKEIFEQPRAISDTLLGRAREEEGEVEFEGMELPDLAGSRKIWMVACGTSHHACMIGKHMIETNLRIPVETDVASEFRYRDPIVSPGDLFIAVSQSGETADTIAAMREARSRGASTLSICNVLGSTLAREADNVVFTHAGPEIGVASTKAFTTQIAVMFLLMLHIGRKLGTLDCQDVRERLQEIRTVPRKVQSVLDSARCVEAAAGRYMSFRNFLFLGRGINFPTALEGALKLKEISYIHAEAHAAGEMKHGPIALIDEGMPVVCVSPSDRTCKKTCGNMEEVLARKGSVLLVSDDEAHEMAARASEVITVPRTVYELQPILSMVPLQLLAYHIADLLGMDVDQPRNLAKSVTVE is encoded by the coding sequence ATGTGCGGGATAGTCGGATATGAAGGCGGTCGGCAGGCCTGCGAGATACTCATTGACGCATTGAGCAGGCTTGAATACAGGGGGTATGATTCCGCCGGGATAGCCCTGCTGGGAGAGGGGGCCATCCACATCGAGAGAAGAAAGGGAAAGGTCGAAGAGCTCAGGAAGATCGTGAGCGGTGCCGCCCTCAAGGGGAGCATCGGCCTCGCCCACACACGCTGGGCGACGCACGGGGTGCCTTCCGAGAGAAATGCCCACCCCCACAGGGCAGGCGACGTAGTGGTGGTGCACAACGGGATCGTCGAGAACTACCTCGAACTGAAGGAGCGGCTCAAAAAGGCGGGCCACGTTTTCATGTCCGATACCGATACGGAGGTCATCCCCCACCTCATTGCCGACTACGCGCAGAAGGGCAGGGATTTCACCGACTCCGTCCGCCTCGCGCTCAAGGAGCTTAAAGGGTCCTGGGCGATCGGTGTCCTGAAGGAGTCCGAAAGGACCCTGGTGGCCGCCAAGAATCAAAGCCCCCTCATCGTGGGGATAGGTGACGGGGAGTACTTCATCGCCAGTGATATTCCGGCCATCATCAACAGGACGGACAGGTTCGTTTTCCTCGAAGACAACGACATGGCCATATTCAAAGGCCGCAGCATGCGGCTTATCAACGTGGACGGCGAGGACGTCGTCCGGGAGGTCCGGCAGGTACGCTGGGCCACCGCAATGGCGGAAAAGGGCGGATACCGCCATTTCATGCTGAAGGAGATCTTCGAGCAGCCCCGCGCGATATCGGACACCCTTCTCGGGAGGGCGCGAGAGGAAGAGGGCGAGGTGGAGTTCGAGGGAATGGAGCTACCGGACCTCGCCGGATCGCGGAAGATCTGGATGGTGGCATGCGGCACGTCCCATCACGCCTGCATGATCGGTAAACACATGATAGAAACGAACCTGAGGATCCCTGTCGAGACGGATGTGGCCTCGGAGTTCCGGTACAGGGATCCCATCGTGTCGCCCGGCGACCTGTTCATTGCCGTGTCCCAGTCGGGCGAGACGGCTGACACGATCGCGGCGATGAGGGAGGCGAGGTCGCGGGGCGCGTCAACCTTGTCCATATGCAATGTTCTCGGAAGCACACTGGCCCGGGAGGCCGACAATGTCGTCTTCACCCATGCCGGCCCGGAGATAGGGGTCGCCTCAACGAAGGCTTTCACCACGCAGATCGCCGTCATGTTCCTGCTCATGCTCCATATCGGGAGAAAGTTGGGGACCCTCGATTGCCAGGATGTCAGGGAACGTCTTCAGGAGATACGGACGGTCCCCCGGAAGGTGCAGAGCGTTCTCGATTCGGCGCGGTGCGTCGAAGCCGCGGCGGGAAGATACATGTCATTCAGGAACTTCCTTTTCCTGGGAAGGGGCATCAACTTTCCGACGGCGCTCGAGGGAGCCCTCAAACTCAAGGAGATCTCGTACATACATGCCGAGGCCCACGCGGCGGGCGAGATGAAACACGGACCCATCGCGCTCATCGACGAGGGTATGCCGGTTGTCTGTGTCTCCCCGTCGGACAGGACCTGCAAGAAGACCTGTGGCAACATGGAAGAGGTGCTGGCACGAAAAGGCAGCGTCCTGCTCGTCAGCGACGACGAGGCCCACGAGATGGCGGCAAGGGCGTCGGAGGTGATTACGGTGCCTCGAACGGTCTACGAGCTGCAGCCGATCCTTTCCATGGTGCCCCTCCAGTTGCTCGCGTATCATATCGCGGACCTTTTGGGCATGGATGTCGACCAGCCCCGCAATCTTGCGAAAAGCGTGACGGTGGAGTGA
- a CDS encoding polysaccharide export protein: protein MPAFGLVIAAALLLAACAPNSVINPASINQMDQQSRAYPQKEYVIAAGDVLDIKFVGGAEYNETGVTVRPDGRISLALAPEMKVAGLTPGEMAGQLKQRYASELKRPEIVITVRGFSDQKIFVDGEVLLPGVVEIKGPTTVMRAIAQARGLRETARLSNVIVIRKDFEGKPMAANIDLGKVIDGTDLSQDIYLMPYDIVYVPKSNIARVNKFVDEYINRVVPGGFPGFQQFSNPYRYSLGGFTNVYPDSGSSVTVAP from the coding sequence ATGCCAGCATTCGGGCTTGTTATTGCGGCGGCGTTGCTGCTTGCCGCGTGCGCGCCAAACTCCGTCATCAATCCCGCATCCATCAACCAGATGGACCAGCAGTCGCGGGCCTATCCCCAGAAGGAATACGTGATCGCCGCGGGGGATGTTCTGGACATCAAATTCGTGGGCGGAGCCGAGTACAACGAAACAGGGGTCACGGTAAGACCCGACGGACGGATATCCCTTGCCCTGGCCCCGGAGATGAAGGTCGCGGGTCTGACACCGGGCGAGATGGCCGGCCAGTTGAAACAGCGGTACGCATCGGAACTGAAAAGGCCGGAGATCGTCATCACGGTGCGCGGTTTCTCCGACCAGAAGATCTTTGTAGACGGCGAGGTCCTTCTCCCCGGCGTGGTCGAGATCAAGGGTCCCACGACGGTCATGAGGGCGATAGCCCAGGCGCGGGGGCTGCGCGAGACGGCACGGCTCTCGAACGTGATCGTTATCCGCAAGGACTTCGAAGGCAAACCCATGGCGGCCAACATCGACCTCGGGAAGGTCATTGACGGAACCGACCTCAGCCAGGATATCTACCTCATGCCCTATGACATCGTCTATGTTCCCAAGTCCAACATTGCCAGGGTGAACAAGTTCGTGGACGAATACATCAACAGGGTTGTCCCCGGAGGTTTCCCCGGGTTCCAGCAATTCTCGAATCCCTACAGGTATTCACTGGGCGGTTTTACCAATGTCTATCCCGACTCCGGCTCCTCTGTGACGGTGGCGCCGTGA
- a CDS encoding sigma-54-dependent Fis family transcriptional regulator, with the protein MIRVLIIDGEGPASEMLAGCALHLGYDVSTGHTISECLKKVASNPPDVIFIDAELPDGSPLDILDEIHAAPSSPTVIILADSGTAESAERAIRNGAWDYTRKPASVKEMTACLTRVAQYRREHQSNEGTAEIKRNGIVGNSPTMRAAMDMVKRAADSDLNVLITGETGTGKELFALSIHLNGRRSQDNFVVVDCTALPETLVESILFGHSKGAFTGADKAQDGLIRQAHRGTLFLDEMGELPLPLQKTFLRVLQEHRFRPVGGQKEVESDFRLISATNKNLEQMVAEGKFRGDLLYRLGAMTIHLPPLRQHPEDIRDMAVFYVGKVCRRFGVAPKKFSDEFMKYLTRYDWPGNVRELFHVLEHACAAGFHEETLFPVHLPQELRITIARSLFDDDHRAPVGSGNGDRRSAAQQILSLKRFRQTAYSDLEEMYLRNLLTSSAGSIKEACALSRLSRTRLYGLLKKYNIRH; encoded by the coding sequence ATGATCCGGGTGCTCATCATTGACGGTGAAGGACCGGCGAGCGAGATGCTGGCCGGATGCGCCCTTCACCTCGGTTACGACGTATCGACGGGACACACCATCTCGGAATGTCTCAAGAAGGTCGCGTCCAACCCACCCGACGTGATCTTCATCGATGCCGAACTGCCCGACGGAAGCCCGCTCGATATCCTGGATGAGATCCATGCCGCCCCGTCATCGCCGACGGTCATCATCCTGGCTGACAGCGGAACAGCGGAGAGCGCGGAGCGGGCCATACGGAACGGGGCCTGGGATTATACGCGCAAACCGGCTTCCGTGAAGGAGATGACGGCATGCCTCACGCGGGTGGCGCAGTATCGAAGGGAACATCAGAGCAATGAGGGGACGGCGGAGATCAAGCGCAACGGCATTGTCGGGAACAGCCCCACGATGAGGGCCGCGATGGATATGGTCAAACGAGCCGCCGACAGTGACCTCAACGTTCTCATCACGGGAGAAACGGGTACGGGCAAGGAGCTCTTCGCCCTGTCGATCCACCTGAACGGCAGGAGGTCGCAGGACAATTTTGTGGTAGTCGATTGCACGGCCTTGCCGGAAACCCTCGTGGAGAGCATACTCTTCGGGCACTCGAAGGGCGCTTTTACCGGGGCGGACAAAGCGCAGGACGGTCTCATCAGGCAGGCCCACAGGGGAACCCTGTTCCTCGACGAGATGGGGGAATTGCCGCTGCCGCTGCAAAAGACATTTCTGCGGGTGCTGCAGGAGCATCGCTTCCGGCCGGTTGGAGGCCAAAAGGAAGTGGAGAGCGATTTCAGACTCATATCCGCGACGAACAAGAACCTGGAGCAGATGGTCGCGGAGGGGAAGTTCAGGGGCGACCTTCTTTACCGTCTCGGCGCCATGACGATACACCTGCCTCCCTTAAGGCAGCATCCGGAGGACATCAGGGACATGGCCGTCTTCTACGTGGGAAAGGTCTGTCGCCGTTTCGGCGTCGCGCCGAAGAAGTTCTCCGACGAGTTCATGAAATACCTCACGCGGTACGACTGGCCCGGAAACGTGAGAGAATTGTTCCATGTCCTCGAACATGCCTGCGCGGCCGGGTTCCACGAAGAGACGCTTTTCCCGGTGCATCTGCCGCAGGAACTGCGCATCACGATCGCGAGATCACTGTTCGATGATGACCATCGCGCCCCGGTGGGGAGCGGCAACGGTGACCGGCGGAGCGCGGCGCAGCAGATCCTGAGCCTGAAGAGATTCCGCCAGACCGCCTATTCGGATCTCGAGGAGATGTACCTCAGGAATCTTTTGACCTCGTCGGCGGGCAGCATCAAGGAGGCATGTGCCCTGTCCAGACTGTCGCGGACGAGACTCTACGGCCTTCTCAAGAAATACAACATACGGCACTGA
- a CDS encoding ATP-dependent RecD-like DNA helicase, with protein sequence MPESTSQPEIRAQVERITYYNEENHYTIAKVKVDGRNSQVTVVGTLHSVVPGEVLRLKGGWEVHPRWGEQFRITSYETLMPATVKGIERYLGSGMIKGIGPVMAKRLVARFRETTLDVIDTDMDRLREVPGIGRKRIDMIRKAWEEQKEVRNVMVFLQGNGVSPSYAARIYRFYGGDAVRVVSENPYRLAVDIFGIGFLTADSIAGKLGIGKEAPLRIETGILYVLGQLASEGHLFFPRDLLVERCAEVLEVDREKIPQALSSLAAQRKVILDEPGQLSGGAARYRDGTVYLAPLHVSEKGTAELLARLAAHPRQMRLINVEEALKWVEGTQGISFSSRQLEAVRASLEQKVLVITGGPGTGKTTIIKGIIAIAGKTGQKVLLAAPTGRAAKRMTETTGAEARTIHRLLEYGPGSSSPEGGFKRNESNPLDAGLIIIDEASMVDIPLMYHLLKAVPPQATLVLVGDVDQLPSVGPGSVLKDIISSGCVGCVRLSEIFRQSTTSMIIVNAHRINAGEMPFFEKHAGQGRDFFFVDIGDPDEVLQYVVGLCRDVIPSRFGLHPVKDIQVLTPMHRGVVGVSNMNARLQEVLNGCTDGISRGGRFFKMGDKVLQTRNNYEKDVYNGDIGTVIAMDREVQELSIDFEGKVVSYDFSELDELILAYAISVHKSQGSEYPAVVMPVLTQHYLLLQRNLLYTAITRGRKLVYLVGTRKALSIAVRNDTPHRRYTLLAERLREAKTVPGLRSQVPG encoded by the coding sequence ATGCCTGAAAGCACTTCACAGCCGGAAATACGGGCCCAGGTGGAACGAATCACATATTACAACGAAGAGAATCATTATACCATAGCGAAAGTGAAGGTCGACGGAAGAAATTCCCAGGTCACCGTTGTCGGTACTCTCCATTCCGTGGTTCCCGGAGAGGTGCTTCGGCTCAAAGGCGGTTGGGAGGTCCATCCCCGGTGGGGCGAACAGTTCAGGATAACATCTTATGAGACCCTCATGCCCGCTACCGTCAAAGGGATAGAACGGTACCTCGGTTCGGGCATGATAAAGGGCATAGGGCCCGTCATGGCCAAAAGACTCGTGGCGCGCTTCCGGGAAACGACGCTCGATGTCATCGACACCGATATGGACAGGCTTCGCGAGGTCCCCGGCATCGGGCGGAAACGCATCGACATGATACGGAAGGCCTGGGAGGAACAGAAAGAGGTTCGCAATGTCATGGTCTTTCTCCAGGGCAACGGTGTCAGCCCATCCTATGCCGCCAGGATCTACCGTTTCTACGGAGGGGACGCGGTCAGGGTGGTGAGCGAGAATCCCTACAGGTTGGCGGTCGACATATTCGGCATAGGCTTTCTCACGGCCGACAGCATAGCCGGGAAGCTGGGCATCGGGAAGGAAGCGCCTCTGAGGATCGAAACGGGGATCCTCTACGTGCTGGGACAGCTCGCGAGCGAAGGCCACCTTTTTTTCCCCCGCGACCTCCTCGTGGAGAGATGTGCCGAAGTGCTCGAGGTCGACAGGGAGAAGATCCCCCAGGCCCTTTCAAGTCTGGCAGCGCAGAGAAAGGTGATCCTCGACGAACCGGGGCAGCTCTCCGGAGGAGCGGCGAGATACCGGGACGGGACCGTATACCTCGCACCGCTTCATGTTTCGGAGAAGGGAACTGCCGAACTCCTTGCCAGGCTTGCCGCCCATCCCAGGCAGATGCGCCTTATCAATGTCGAGGAAGCCTTGAAGTGGGTCGAAGGGACCCAGGGGATCTCTTTTTCCTCGCGACAGCTCGAGGCGGTCCGGGCTTCCCTGGAGCAAAAGGTTCTTGTCATAACGGGAGGTCCCGGAACGGGAAAGACGACCATAATAAAGGGCATCATAGCCATCGCCGGCAAGACGGGACAGAAGGTGCTGCTGGCGGCCCCCACGGGCAGGGCGGCCAAGAGGATGACAGAGACCACCGGGGCCGAGGCGAGGACCATACACCGTCTGCTGGAGTACGGTCCCGGGAGTTCATCGCCCGAGGGGGGATTCAAGCGCAACGAATCGAACCCGCTCGACGCGGGGCTCATCATCATCGACGAGGCATCCATGGTCGACATCCCCCTCATGTACCACCTTCTGAAGGCGGTGCCCCCGCAGGCGACCCTCGTTCTCGTCGGTGACGTGGACCAGCTTCCCTCCGTGGGTCCCGGAAGCGTCCTCAAGGACATCATCTCCTCGGGGTGCGTGGGATGTGTGCGGCTGAGCGAGATATTCCGGCAATCGACAACGAGCATGATCATCGTCAACGCCCATCGCATAAACGCCGGCGAAATGCCCTTTTTTGAAAAGCACGCCGGACAGGGCCGTGATTTCTTCTTTGTCGATATCGGGGACCCCGACGAGGTCCTGCAATATGTCGTCGGTCTTTGCCGGGATGTGATACCTTCGCGTTTCGGCCTTCACCCGGTGAAGGACATCCAGGTCCTCACGCCCATGCACCGCGGAGTGGTGGGAGTGTCGAACATGAACGCGCGGCTCCAGGAGGTGCTGAACGGCTGCACTGACGGGATCTCCCGGGGAGGCAGGTTCTTCAAGATGGGCGACAAGGTCCTCCAGACGCGGAACAATTACGAAAAGGACGTGTACAATGGAGATATCGGAACCGTGATCGCCATGGACAGGGAGGTGCAGGAACTCAGCATCGATTTCGAAGGGAAGGTCGTGTCCTACGATTTCAGCGAACTGGATGAGCTCATCCTGGCCTACGCTATCTCCGTCCACAAATCCCAGGGAAGCGAGTATCCCGCCGTGGTGATGCCTGTCCTGACGCAGCATTACCTCCTTCTCCAAAGGAACCTTCTCTACACGGCCATCACGCGGGGCAGAAAGCTGGTCTATCTCGTCGGGACGAGGAAGGCCCTTTCCATCGCGGTCCGCAACGACACGCCCCACAGAAGATACACGCTCCTCGCGGAGAGACTGAGAGAGGCAAAGACGGTCCCAGGTCTCAGGTCCCAGGTCCCAGGCTAA